A section of the Parasteatoda tepidariorum isolate YZ-2023 chromosome 6, CAS_Ptep_4.0, whole genome shotgun sequence genome encodes:
- the LOC107436368 gene encoding uncharacterized protein: protein MSEHFKFLESFEIQTDFYNFYNALAPLVFNFDLENKEFLNQVKSTSFLTFNENEEKIVKSDIKFDDEAIRCAYLLKYSVINSFSTYEHFLNVYNCDSNLFNQLKKMNTLRICCFGGGAGTELLAVTKVISDFLRSNSNEENKYSIKLYFTVIDVCNEWERWIFLLVKKLKKFYKDIVDVRMRFVQADVTKKWTEDVLKAVQKADILTMVKFLSALNLNEVDYEKKEDVRLLKNVANRMKLNSWIFFLDFAGGGFYKTIKDEMKKYQYFQQCQSFLHQKHSVNKNNLKHSRRPFYTFMYLIMSRKSSTQISSGTWQKCVPKLKEKIKKPNNVKKVPRNQKLSSASSILEEQIDGLLLKEVLKVTEEELDDWYEIPADQEDPDRVREIEIKNETKMEILKKSGIYIVKINKAKKSC from the exons atgagtGAACACTTTAAGTTTCTCGAATCTTTCGAAATCCAGACTGACTTTTACAACTTTTATAATGCATTAGCGCCTCTTGTGTTCAACTTTGATTtagaaaacaaagaatttttaaatcaagtgaaATCTACAAGTTTCCTTACTTTcaatgaaaatgaagaaaaaattgtgaaatcagACATCAAGTTTGATGATGAAGCAATTCGCTGTGCCTACTTACTTAAATACTctgttataaattctttttctacttacgaacattttctaaatgtttataactgtgattctaatttattcaatcaattgaaaaaaatgaatactttacGAATATGCTGTTTTGGTGGGGGTGCAGGAACAGAGTTACTGGCTGTTACCAAAGTTATTTCTGACTTTTTAAGAAGTAACAGTAACGAGGAGAACAAGTAttctatcaaattatattttactgttattgaTGTTTGTAATGAGTGGGAAAGatggatttttttattagtaaagaagctaaaaaaattttataaagatatagtTGATGTGCGAATGAGATTTGTTCAAGCAGATGTAACTAAGAAGTGGACTGAAGATGTTTTAAAAGCTGTACAAAAAGCTGATATTCTGACTATGGTGAAATTTCTTTCGGCTCTTAACCTGAATGAAGTTGATTATGAGAAAAAGGAAGATGTAAGGCTGTTAAAg AATGTTGCTAACAGGATGAAACTGAATTCctggattttttttctggattttgCAGGAGGAGGATTTTATAAAACGATAaaagatgaaatgaaaaaataccaatattttCAACAGTGCCAATCATTTCTTCATCAAAAGCACtcagttaacaaaaataatttgaaacattcaAGAAGaccattttatacttttatgtaTCTCATAATGTCTAGAAAAAGTTCTACACAAATTTCCAGTGGCACTTGGCAAAAATGTGtaccaaaattaaaagaaaagataaaaaagccAAATAATGTTAAGAAAGTTCCAAGAAACCAGAAACTATCATCAGCGTCTAGCATTTTAGAAGAACAAATTGATGGATTGTTGTTGAAAGAGGTATTGAAGGTTACGGAGGAAGAATTGGATGATTGGTATGAGATTCCTGCAGATCAGGAAGATCCTGACAGGGTCagagaaatagaaataaaaaatgaaactaaaatggaGATTCTGAAAAAGTCAGGAATATACATAGTGAagataaataaagctaaaaaaagttgttaa